In a genomic window of Pedobacter sp. KBS0701:
- a CDS encoding RagB/SusD family nutrient uptake outer membrane protein: protein MRKNIYIVLALAVVVGLGACKKDFLDQKNPNAVAPENYFKTENDVLLAVNGAYQSLRSSNTMGENSGLFTDERSDDAGRNDNQSNAGEPFQFNDFSLLPSNSYLKAHWLALYNAITRTNFILSNIDKANFTTQANKANYAAEAKFIRAIMYFELVRKWGAVPLVTKQLSTNEEVTPFVFRAPEADVYNQIVADLKDGLNSTLPNFPATANIGRTSKAAINAYLGKVYLTMAATLPNNKAENLSNANTYLLAAYNMKAFGNLSEIPYTDVFDVTKKTTCKELIFQISYKQGDINYSSSIAANNQAKGETINSLKVSTGIGGNVKLDLINEYESSDLRKDFSVKFANDATVKDWFITKFRDASELATKNGYGGNDWILMRYADVILMLAEVNMLQGNDAVAIQYLDMVRARAGMPLYAVTKTDATYAAKFPTLKLAILHERRVEFAFEHQRWFDLIRNFTAAELVTYLKAKPQSAYGIAKLANVTTKDRYYPIPFDEVKLDPVKMYQNPGY, encoded by the coding sequence ATGAGAAAAAATATTTATATCGTTTTAGCCCTGGCTGTTGTGGTTGGCCTTGGTGCTTGTAAAAAGGATTTTCTGGATCAAAAGAATCCAAATGCTGTAGCGCCTGAAAATTATTTTAAAACAGAAAATGATGTTTTACTGGCCGTAAATGGTGCTTATCAATCGTTGAGAAGCAGTAACACTATGGGTGAGAACAGTGGTTTATTTACCGATGAACGCTCTGACGATGCCGGAAGAAATGATAACCAGAGTAATGCGGGTGAACCTTTTCAGTTTAACGATTTTTCCCTGCTGCCAAGTAACTCCTATCTGAAAGCCCATTGGTTAGCCCTTTACAATGCGATAACCAGAACTAATTTTATTTTATCCAACATTGATAAAGCGAATTTTACCACTCAGGCTAATAAGGCAAATTACGCTGCAGAAGCTAAATTCATAAGGGCCATTATGTATTTCGAACTGGTACGGAAGTGGGGCGCGGTACCGTTGGTAACAAAACAATTATCAACTAATGAAGAGGTGACACCCTTTGTTTTCCGCGCACCTGAAGCGGATGTTTACAATCAAATTGTAGCCGATTTAAAAGATGGGTTAAACAGTACGTTACCCAACTTTCCGGCAACAGCGAATATCGGAAGAACATCTAAAGCCGCCATTAATGCCTATCTGGGTAAGGTTTATTTAACCATGGCAGCCACTCTGCCAAACAATAAGGCCGAAAACCTAAGCAATGCAAACACTTACCTGTTGGCAGCCTACAATATGAAAGCTTTTGGTAACCTTTCTGAAATTCCCTATACTGATGTTTTCGACGTAACGAAAAAAACGACCTGTAAAGAATTGATTTTCCAGATTTCTTACAAACAGGGTGATATTAATTATAGCTCAAGCATCGCCGCCAACAACCAGGCGAAAGGCGAAACCATTAATTCGTTAAAGGTTTCTACCGGTATCGGTGGTAATGTGAAGCTAGACCTTATTAACGAATATGAATCAAGTGATTTAAGGAAAGATTTTTCTGTAAAGTTTGCAAATGATGCTACGGTAAAAGATTGGTTTATTACCAAATTCCGTGATGCGAGTGAATTGGCTACGAAAAACGGTTATGGAGGCAACGACTGGATTTTAATGCGTTATGCTGATGTAATTTTAATGCTTGCGGAAGTTAATATGTTGCAGGGCAATGATGCTGTGGCTATTCAGTATTTAGATATGGTTAGGGCAAGAGCGGGTATGCCACTTTATGCAGTAACTAAAACGGATGCCACTTATGCCGCTAAATTCCCGACTTTAAAACTGGCTATTTTACACGAGCGTAGGGTAGAGTTTGCTTTCGAACACCAAAGATGGTTTGATTTAATCAGGAATTTTACTGCTGCAGAGTTGGTTACTTACCTAAAAGCGAAACCACAGTCGGCGTATGGAATTGCTAAGCTGGCTAACGTAACCACAAAAGACAGGTATTATCCTATTCCTTTTGATGAGGTGAAATTAGATCCGGTTAAAATGTATCAGAATCCGGGTTACTAA
- a CDS encoding XRE family transcriptional regulator codes for MNENQRLKSLMDLLYFKTQKDFATALNIKQGSLSDILRERINVSNAIKDKLEMKFDVNLTWLEDGTGEPFFKKKPAVGVSKEGVPYFDMSLSDAKELIVEEQRAEYLVNYLPFNDCTAYLPVYGDSMYPKYAAGEIIAIKEITNYEILQWGEAYVVMTDEDSNSLRTIKLIFQHTDDNKLILRSSNPNFKGDTVISKKNIQALYLVKGKITRNII; via the coding sequence ATGAACGAGAATCAGCGCTTAAAGTCATTAATGGATTTATTGTATTTTAAAACTCAAAAAGATTTTGCTACTGCATTGAATATTAAACAGGGCTCTTTATCCGACATTTTAAGAGAAAGGATTAATGTTTCTAACGCCATTAAAGATAAGTTAGAGATGAAATTCGATGTAAATTTAACCTGGCTGGAGGATGGAACTGGCGAACCGTTTTTCAAAAAGAAACCAGCCGTTGGCGTAAGCAAAGAGGGCGTTCCTTACTTTGATATGAGCCTGTCTGACGCGAAAGAGCTCATCGTAGAAGAACAACGCGCAGAATACCTGGTAAATTACCTGCCTTTTAACGATTGCACAGCCTACTTACCTGTTTATGGCGATAGCATGTATCCTAAATATGCCGCAGGCGAAATTATAGCGATAAAAGAAATTACCAATTACGAAATTCTACAGTGGGGAGAAGCTTATGTGGTAATGACAGATGAAGATAGTAACAGTCTGCGTACTATAAAACTAATCTTTCAGCACACTGATGATAATAAACTAATCCTCCGTTCTTCAAATCCAAATTTTAAAGGCGATACCGTAATTAGTAAAAAAAACATCCAGGCCCTTTACCTTGTAAAAGGCAAAATTACCAGGAATATTATTTAG
- a CDS encoding HEPN domain-containing protein, which yields MKLMKGIMMWSKFLNPEHAALKDEKTLHLLKDIIAAVPVQYIYLHHSFLADKTAQEMLIMVSFKHVHILNELTPVLNIIFNGQMEWSYRVFHVHEVEQALLQGSLFFYYATTAQNCLFSISGNFLNGGAPKLVADQVSTMYRQGIDKANKFLVGATFYFKQQNLEYSAFMLHQVFDLMYRAIEVLVMGKDKKTHRIKVHQLYIKPYVKPLSELFNDNEEEVSLLHLLDEAYLAVRYENCYTIGEPDVLRLFEKADLLYVLAEQVYQGIMNKHFDRQESKISMG from the coding sequence ATGAAATTGATGAAAGGGATTATGATGTGGAGTAAGTTTTTGAACCCAGAACATGCTGCGTTAAAGGATGAAAAAACCTTGCATTTGTTAAAAGATATTATAGCTGCGGTACCAGTCCAGTATATTTATCTCCATCACAGCTTTTTGGCCGATAAGACTGCGCAGGAAATGTTAATTATGGTTTCGTTTAAACATGTACATATTTTAAATGAATTAACGCCAGTATTAAATATTATATTTAACGGGCAAATGGAATGGAGTTACCGCGTTTTCCATGTACACGAGGTGGAGCAGGCATTACTGCAGGGGAGTTTGTTTTTTTACTATGCCACCACCGCTCAAAATTGTTTATTCAGTATATCCGGAAATTTTCTAAACGGGGGCGCACCGAAGCTTGTGGCCGATCAGGTTAGCACTATGTATCGTCAGGGAATAGATAAGGCTAATAAATTTTTGGTAGGGGCAACCTTCTATTTTAAACAACAAAATCTCGAATACAGTGCCTTTATGCTGCACCAGGTTTTTGATCTGATGTACCGGGCCATTGAAGTTTTGGTAATGGGAAAGGATAAAAAAACACACCGCATTAAAGTTCATCAATTGTATATTAAACCTTATGTAAAGCCACTTTCAGAGCTGTTTAATGATAACGAGGAAGAGGTTAGTCTGTTGCATTTGCTTGATGAGGCTTACCTGGCTGTGAGGTACGAAAACTGCTACACTATCGGTGAGCCAGATGTGTTACGCCTGTTTGAGAAGGCAGATTTATTGTATGTACTCGCAGAACAGGTTTATCAGGGCATTATGAATAAGCATTTCGATCGGCAGGAGAGCAAAATAAGTATGGGTTAA
- the kduI gene encoding 5-dehydro-4-deoxy-D-glucuronate isomerase has translation MNKFESRYAQSPKEVKQMDTAALRENFLIENVFEADQVNLTLSHFDRYIVGGAMPVDQKIALPNPDDLKATYFLERRELGIINVGGKAIVTADGEKYELDYKEALYIGKGTKEVFFESATPGEAAKLYINSAPAHHTYPTKKVSKAEAEIVELGTPETANHRIINKLLVNSVLPTCQLQMGMTELKSGSVWNTMPAHTHDRRMEAYFYFEVPEGQSVCHFMGQPQETRHIWMQSDQAVISPNWSIHSGAGTSNYTFIWGMAGENLDYGDMDHCAINELK, from the coding sequence ATGAATAAATTTGAAAGCCGTTACGCTCAAAGCCCTAAAGAAGTTAAACAAATGGATACCGCAGCTTTGCGGGAAAATTTCTTAATTGAAAATGTATTTGAGGCCGACCAGGTAAACCTGACCTTATCTCATTTTGACAGGTATATTGTTGGTGGTGCAATGCCTGTTGATCAGAAAATAGCACTTCCAAACCCTGATGATTTAAAAGCGACCTACTTTTTAGAACGCAGGGAACTGGGGATTATCAATGTTGGCGGAAAAGCCATTGTTACTGCTGATGGCGAAAAATACGAACTGGATTATAAAGAAGCTTTATACATTGGAAAGGGTACAAAAGAAGTTTTTTTTGAATCTGCCACACCAGGTGAGGCGGCTAAATTATACATCAATTCTGCCCCTGCGCACCATACTTATCCTACTAAAAAGGTAAGCAAAGCCGAAGCGGAGATTGTAGAGTTGGGTACACCTGAAACAGCCAATCATAGAATAATCAATAAGTTGTTGGTGAACAGTGTTTTGCCAACCTGCCAGTTACAAATGGGTATGACTGAGTTAAAATCGGGTAGTGTCTGGAATACCATGCCTGCGCATACACATGATAGAAGGATGGAAGCCTATTTCTATTTCGAAGTTCCGGAAGGGCAGAGTGTTTGTCACTTTATGGGCCAGCCACAAGAAACCCGTCATATCTGGATGCAGAGCGATCAGGCGGTAATTTCGCCAAACTGGTCTATCCATTCCGGAGCGGGTACAAGCAACTATACTTTTATTTGGGGGATGGCCGGCGAAAACTTAGATTATGGCGATATGGATCACTGTGCCATTAACGAACTGAAATAA
- a CDS encoding SDR family NAD(P)-dependent oxidoreductase, with translation MSDIFNLAGKTALVTGCKRGIGKAMALALAEAGADIIGVSASLELQGSTVEKEILALGRKFYAYQCDFGKRENTLAFAAQVKADHPVIDILVNNAGTILRQPIAEHSDEYWDEVIAVNQTAPFILTREIGREMIARGSGKVIFTASLLSFQGGITVPGYAASKGAIASLTKAFANEWASKGVNVNAIAPGYIATDNTSALREDQDRSTSILSRIPAGRWGTPEDFKGPTLFLASPASDYVHGTILTVDGGWMGR, from the coding sequence ATGTCTGACATATTTAATTTAGCAGGTAAAACTGCATTAGTTACGGGTTGTAAACGAGGAATAGGGAAAGCTATGGCTTTAGCTTTGGCCGAAGCAGGTGCTGATATTATCGGTGTTTCTGCAAGTCTCGAACTTCAGGGCAGTACCGTTGAGAAAGAAATTTTAGCGCTGGGTAGAAAATTTTATGCTTACCAATGCGATTTTGGTAAACGCGAAAATACCCTGGCTTTTGCGGCCCAGGTAAAAGCAGACCATCCTGTTATTGATATTTTGGTAAATAACGCCGGAACGATTTTACGGCAACCAATTGCTGAGCATTCAGATGAATACTGGGATGAAGTAATTGCCGTAAACCAAACGGCACCGTTTATTTTAACACGCGAAATTGGCAGAGAAATGATTGCCAGAGGTAGCGGAAAAGTAATTTTCACGGCATCATTGCTGTCATTCCAGGGCGGTATTACCGTTCCTGGTTATGCCGCCAGTAAAGGTGCAATTGCCTCTTTAACCAAGGCTTTTGCAAATGAGTGGGCCTCAAAGGGTGTAAATGTAAATGCGATTGCACCAGGATATATTGCAACCGATAATACTTCTGCTTTACGAGAAGATCAGGATAGAAGCACTTCTATATTATCCCGTATACCTGCCGGAAGATGGGGAACACCAGAAGATTTTAAAGGACCTACATTATTCCTGGCCTCACCGGCCAGCGATTATGTTCACGGCACAATTTTGACCGTTGATGGCGGTTGGATGGGACGTTAG
- a CDS encoding carbonic anhydrase yields the protein MNVEDVFKNNEKWIADKLAINPDYFTELSKGQSPEFLYIGCSDSRVTAEDLMGIQPGQAFVHRNVANLVNNVDLNVMTVLNYAVRHLKVNHIVVCGHYNCGGVKAAMQPADMGILNPWLRNIRDVYRIHRDELNAIEDEGARYNRLVELNVQEQCVNLLKTAAVQEAITNRGITVHGWVFDIHTGKLIDLKIDFEAILKDIKEIYNLY from the coding sequence ATGAATGTAGAAGACGTTTTTAAGAACAACGAAAAATGGATCGCCGATAAATTGGCTATCAATCCTGATTACTTTACTGAACTATCAAAAGGACAGAGTCCGGAGTTTTTATATATCGGATGTTCAGATAGCCGTGTTACGGCAGAAGATTTAATGGGCATACAACCAGGTCAGGCTTTTGTACACCGGAATGTGGCCAACCTGGTAAACAACGTGGATTTAAACGTGATGACGGTGCTAAACTATGCCGTGCGTCATTTGAAAGTGAACCATATTGTGGTTTGCGGCCACTACAACTGCGGGGGTGTTAAAGCAGCAATGCAACCTGCAGATATGGGCATACTCAATCCATGGTTAAGAAATATCCGTGACGTTTACCGCATCCATAGAGATGAGTTAAATGCCATTGAGGATGAAGGCGCACGTTACAACAGACTGGTGGAACTGAATGTTCAGGAACAATGCGTTAACTTATTAAAAACCGCAGCAGTGCAGGAAGCAATTACCAACCGGGGAATAACGGTACATGGCTGGGTTTTCGATATCCATACAGGTAAATTAATCGACCTTAAAATTGATTTCGAAGCCATTTTGAAGGATATTAAGGAGATTTATAATCTTTATTAG
- a CDS encoding Crp/Fnr family transcriptional regulator has protein sequence MLRTNLTFLSFIERFCAENKEEAITLKNFKAGYRFIEQGEKISNIYIIKDGISKCFISEENGKDFIIEFLGKGEVVGELEAIKKINCLCNVAAISEVTAYVIPDHLFLSLINKSTEFTTILLQELSTRIIQTSTRASFQQLYTLEYALLKLLKLQADEHISISKEDMAAYLGISVRSFNRSLKQVIAKGGFDTPEFKNILQLTSMKKLLERLR, from the coding sequence ATGCTACGTACCAACCTTACTTTCTTGTCATTTATTGAACGTTTTTGTGCCGAAAATAAAGAAGAGGCCATTACGCTTAAAAACTTTAAAGCAGGGTATAGATTTATTGAGCAGGGCGAAAAAATCAGCAACATTTACATCATTAAAGATGGGATTAGCAAATGTTTTATTTCTGAAGAAAACGGTAAAGATTTTATTATAGAATTTTTAGGTAAGGGCGAAGTCGTTGGCGAATTAGAAGCTATAAAAAAGATCAATTGTTTGTGTAATGTAGCCGCAATAAGTGAGGTTACCGCCTATGTTATACCTGATCATCTTTTCCTTTCGTTGATTAATAAAAGTACTGAGTTCACTACCATCTTACTCCAGGAATTGTCTACCAGAATTATCCAAACCAGCACGCGGGCATCATTTCAACAGCTATACACTTTAGAATATGCACTTTTAAAATTGCTTAAATTGCAGGCTGATGAACATATTTCCATCTCTAAAGAAGACATGGCGGCCTATCTGGGTATCTCTGTAAGAAGCTTTAACAGAAGCCTGAAGCAGGTAATCGCTAAAGGTGGTTTTGATACCCCTGAATTTAAAAACATCCTGCAGCTAACAAGTATGAAAAAACTGCTGGAAAGATTAAGATAA
- a CDS encoding HAD family hydrolase, with protein MKNQITVIAFDADDTLWVNEPYFRETEEQFAGLLEDFMPRHSILAELYKTEMANLPLYGYGIKGFVLSMIETVLRITAGKIDPVVISRAIALGQEMLNKPVELLDGVEEVLKALHGKYKLVVATKGDLLDQQRKLTKSGLDHYFHHIEIMSDKQESDYQKLLKHLDCKPEAFLMLGNSLKSDVLPVLNIGGHAVHIPFHTTWVHEHIDHTIEHVNFYQMESLSEVLPKLIE; from the coding sequence ATGAAAAATCAAATTACTGTAATTGCTTTTGATGCCGACGACACCCTTTGGGTAAATGAACCCTATTTCCGCGAAACCGAAGAGCAGTTTGCAGGCCTTTTAGAAGACTTTATGCCGCGGCACAGCATCCTGGCAGAGCTTTACAAAACAGAAATGGCCAATTTGCCACTTTATGGTTATGGAATTAAAGGTTTTGTATTGAGTATGATCGAAACTGTTTTAAGGATAACAGCAGGTAAAATAGATCCTGTTGTGATTAGCAGAGCAATAGCACTCGGGCAGGAAATGCTCAATAAACCGGTAGAACTGCTTGATGGGGTAGAAGAAGTACTGAAAGCCTTACATGGAAAATATAAACTGGTAGTGGCTACCAAAGGCGATTTGCTTGATCAGCAACGAAAATTGACCAAATCAGGACTGGATCATTATTTTCACCATATCGAAATTATGAGTGATAAACAGGAAAGCGATTATCAAAAACTGCTCAAACACCTGGATTGTAAACCTGAAGCGTTTTTAATGCTGGGTAATTCCTTAAAATCGGATGTTTTACCTGTCCTGAATATTGGCGGACATGCTGTTCACATCCCTTTTCACACTACATGGGTGCATGAGCACATTGACCATACCATTGAGCATGTGAATTTTTACCAGATGGAAAGTCTATCTGAAGTTTTACCAAAATTAATTGAATGA
- a CDS encoding chloramphenicol acetyltransferase, with protein MKEKIDINTWIRKDHFKFFSAFEEPFFGVTVEVDCTATYEEAKENHVSFFLLYLHKSLVAANQIEPFSYRIIDGEVWKYDTVNAAATINRPNGTFGFGYMDFYEDFEDFRTSANQEIEKVQASTGLIPSLSGENVIHYSALPWLNFTSLSHARNYAYQDSCPKISFGKLRDENGKKIMSVSIHVNHALMDGFNVAQFVDRYQALLNRKEVNAYS; from the coding sequence ATGAAAGAAAAAATAGATATCAATACCTGGATCAGAAAAGATCATTTTAAATTTTTTAGCGCCTTTGAAGAACCTTTTTTCGGCGTAACCGTAGAGGTAGATTGTACTGCTACCTACGAAGAAGCAAAAGAAAATCATGTTTCTTTTTTCCTGCTTTACCTGCACAAATCGCTGGTAGCCGCCAATCAGATAGAGCCTTTTAGCTACCGCATTATAGATGGCGAAGTTTGGAAATACGATACCGTAAATGCTGCGGCTACCATTAACCGGCCAAACGGCACTTTTGGGTTTGGTTATATGGATTTCTATGAGGATTTTGAAGATTTTAGAACATCAGCCAACCAAGAGATTGAAAAAGTACAGGCCAGCACAGGTTTAATCCCTTCCTTATCAGGCGAAAATGTAATTCATTATTCGGCACTGCCCTGGTTAAATTTCACTTCTTTATCACATGCCCGAAATTATGCTTATCAAGATAGCTGTCCTAAAATATCTTTTGGCAAGCTTAGGGATGAAAACGGCAAAAAAATAATGTCGGTTTCTATACATGTAAACCATGCTTTGATGGATGGATTTAATGTTGCGCAGTTTGTAGACCGCTATCAGGCGCTATTAAACAGGAAAGAAGTCAATGCATATAGCTAA
- the galB gene encoding beta-galactosidase GalB, translated as MSAIKTSLYRGLSILLLAVLFCGAVHGQGRTEYLLEKNWKFSKGDFPESKNPAFDDTKWETVSIPHDWAIKGPFDGNNDSQNVQIVQNGEKTASLKTGRTGGLPFVGKAWYRNTFVAPAFTKGKKAVILIDGAMSYPKVFLNGEAVGQWAYGYNAFSIDVTDKMNVGKNTLAIGLENLPEASRWYPGAGLYRNVHIIITDEVSIPVWGTYITTPVINKDFARVKIRTQVNSLSGNYTSLSLQTTIVNAKGETVASATKTLNEGDLNEFEQDLLVRSPELWSPETPNLYSAVTKLYAGNTLKDEYTTTFGIRSIKYEAQKGFSLNGVYRKFKGVCNHHDLGPLGAAINVAALRRQLTLLKDMGCDAIRTSHNMPAPELVKLCDEMGFMLMVESFDEWKAPKVSNGYSHLFDEWAEKDIVNMIRANRNNPSVVMWSIGNEVPDQSTKEGGKIVKFLQDICHREDPTRPVTAGMDRIKDALDNNFASVLDIPGFNYKPFWYGNAYSRLPQGMILGSETASTVSSRGVYKFPVVPQKMKMYDDNQSSSYDLEYCNWSQIPDDEFVMQDSLKYVIGEFVWTGFDYLGEPTPYDEKWPSHSSYFGIIDLAGIPKDRFYLYRSKWNSEKPTLHIVPHWTFPGREGQVTPVFVYTNYASAELFINNKSQGRQSKNITANTSRYRLMWNDVKYEPGEIKVVAYDENGKPVAEQTVKTAGKPHHILLESDRKTLMADGKDLAYVTASVVDANGTLCPDAENSLSFKVTGNGTYKVVANGDATSLELFHLPKMKAFNGKLVITVQSTERAGNLNLSVSSKGLKTAILPIQTQ; from the coding sequence ATGAGTGCAATTAAAACATCATTATATCGTGGTTTATCCATTTTATTGTTAGCTGTGCTATTTTGTGGAGCAGTACATGGTCAGGGCAGGACAGAATATCTGTTAGAAAAAAACTGGAAGTTTAGCAAAGGTGATTTTCCTGAATCTAAAAACCCTGCTTTTGATGATACAAAATGGGAAACGGTAAGTATACCTCATGATTGGGCAATAAAAGGACCTTTTGACGGGAATAACGATAGCCAAAATGTACAGATTGTACAGAATGGTGAGAAAACAGCATCATTAAAAACAGGAAGAACAGGCGGCTTGCCTTTTGTTGGCAAAGCTTGGTACCGGAATACTTTTGTAGCGCCTGCCTTTACAAAAGGAAAAAAAGCCGTCATATTAATTGATGGCGCCATGAGCTATCCCAAAGTGTTCCTAAATGGAGAGGCTGTTGGCCAATGGGCCTACGGCTACAATGCTTTCTCTATTGACGTAACCGACAAAATGAACGTAGGCAAAAATACACTCGCCATCGGCCTGGAAAATTTACCTGAAGCCTCACGCTGGTATCCTGGAGCTGGTTTGTACAGGAACGTGCATATTATTATTACGGATGAGGTAAGTATTCCGGTTTGGGGCACTTATATTACCACTCCTGTAATCAACAAAGATTTTGCACGGGTAAAGATAAGAACTCAGGTAAACTCACTGAGTGGAAATTATACTTCTTTGAGCCTGCAGACGACCATTGTAAATGCAAAAGGTGAAACGGTAGCTTCAGCAACCAAGACTTTGAATGAGGGTGATTTGAACGAGTTTGAGCAGGATTTATTGGTCAGAAGTCCTGAGCTGTGGTCTCCTGAAACACCAAATTTGTATTCAGCCGTAACAAAGTTATATGCAGGGAACACCTTAAAAGATGAATATACCACTACTTTTGGAATCCGTTCCATTAAATATGAGGCCCAAAAGGGTTTTTCACTAAACGGGGTTTACCGCAAGTTTAAAGGGGTTTGCAACCACCATGATCTGGGACCGCTTGGAGCCGCCATAAATGTTGCCGCCCTGCGCAGGCAACTAACATTATTGAAAGATATGGGTTGTGATGCCATCAGAACCTCGCACAATATGCCTGCACCCGAGCTGGTAAAGCTATGCGATGAAATGGGATTTATGCTCATGGTCGAATCTTTTGATGAATGGAAGGCACCTAAAGTTTCAAACGGCTATAGCCACCTTTTTGATGAGTGGGCAGAAAAAGATATTGTAAATATGATCCGTGCCAACAGGAACAATCCTTCTGTGGTAATGTGGAGTATTGGAAACGAAGTGCCCGATCAATCTACTAAAGAAGGTGGTAAGATCGTAAAGTTTTTGCAGGATATATGCCACCGGGAAGATCCAACCAGGCCGGTAACTGCTGGTATGGACAGGATCAAAGATGCCCTGGACAATAACTTTGCTTCGGTATTGGATATCCCCGGGTTTAATTATAAACCATTTTGGTACGGAAATGCATATAGCCGCCTACCTCAAGGTATGATCCTGGGCTCGGAAACGGCTTCTACCGTTAGCTCAAGAGGTGTGTATAAGTTCCCTGTTGTGCCTCAGAAGATGAAAATGTACGATGACAATCAAAGTTCATCATACGATCTTGAATATTGTAACTGGTCGCAAATTCCGGATGATGAATTTGTAATGCAGGATTCACTGAAATATGTGATCGGGGAATTTGTTTGGACAGGTTTTGATTATCTGGGCGAACCTACACCTTACGATGAAAAATGGCCGTCACATAGCTCTTATTTTGGGATTATTGATCTTGCAGGCATCCCTAAAGATCGTTTTTACCTCTACCGAAGCAAATGGAATTCCGAAAAACCCACCCTGCATATTGTTCCCCACTGGACTTTTCCTGGTCGTGAGGGACAGGTTACGCCAGTATTTGTGTACACCAATTACGCATCGGCTGAGTTGTTTATCAATAACAAAAGCCAGGGCAGACAAAGCAAAAATATAACTGCTAATACAAGCAGGTACCGGCTGATGTGGAACGATGTAAAATACGAACCCGGAGAAATAAAGGTAGTTGCCTATGATGAGAACGGTAAGCCTGTTGCCGAACAAACGGTTAAAACGGCAGGCAAACCTCACCATATCCTGTTAGAATCAGATCGTAAAACATTAATGGCCGACGGGAAAGATCTTGCCTACGTTACTGCGAGCGTGGTAGATGCTAACGGTACCTTATGTCCTGATGCAGAGAATAGCTTATCTTTTAAAGTTACCGGAAATGGAACCTATAAAGTAGTGGCCAATGGTGATGCGACCAGTCTTGAATTGTTTCACCTGCCAAAGATGAAGGCCTTTAATGGCAAACTGGTTATTACTGTGCAATCAACAGAACGGGCAGGTAACTTAAATCTGAGTGTTTCTTCTAAAGGTTTAAAAACCGCTATACTGCCAATTCAGACCCAATAA
- a CDS encoding Crp/Fnr family transcriptional regulator has protein sequence MDAYIGSAHELTIKKTKFVLSPLHANECMYFIVKGLLRSFIRHRGKDITTRISLEDEFVCAISNPAKQEKYSVEYIQAMENCILIAIPYVLLDSLYDRFPESNIIGRKLMAIESFKASERANLARIPKASDRYEILMKNYPKIFNRMPLHYLASYLGMRNETLSRVRGSLYTL, from the coding sequence ATGGATGCTTACATCGGATCAGCGCATGAGTTAACCATCAAAAAAACTAAGTTTGTACTGTCACCTCTTCATGCCAATGAATGTATGTATTTTATCGTTAAAGGCTTATTAAGGAGCTTTATCAGGCACAGAGGAAAGGATATCACCACGCGGATCAGTCTTGAGGATGAGTTTGTTTGTGCAATAAGCAATCCGGCTAAACAGGAAAAATATTCGGTAGAATATATTCAGGCTATGGAAAACTGTATCCTGATTGCCATTCCCTATGTGTTGCTAGACAGCCTTTACGATAGATTCCCTGAAAGCAACATCATTGGGCGGAAATTAATGGCAATAGAATCCTTTAAAGCATCAGAAAGGGCAAATCTGGCCAGAATCCCAAAAGCTTCAGACCGTTACGAAATACTCATGAAAAATTATCCAAAGATTTTTAACCGGATGCCTCTTCACTATCTCGCCAGCTACTTAGGAATGCGTAATGAAACATTGAGCAGAGTTAGGGGCAGTTTATACACTTTATAA